One Sphingopyxis macrogoltabida genomic region harbors:
- a CDS encoding winged helix-turn-helix transcriptional regulator: protein MGKLREPLNILYGDNCALPLALEAMGERWSFMILRAAFNGVHHFEEFQQELNIARNILSNRLSRLVDHGIMAREVMAEDRRKVRYELTEKGVELLPAMIALRQWGEKWGAGVPSTPVLVDTRDEQPIGPVTITAHDGRPLGYKELVWMHRSELQPLGQARARMAPVAAE, encoded by the coding sequence ATGGGAAAATTACGCGAACCGCTGAACATTCTTTACGGGGACAATTGCGCCCTGCCGCTCGCGCTCGAGGCGATGGGCGAGCGATGGTCGTTCATGATCCTGCGCGCCGCCTTCAATGGCGTTCATCATTTCGAGGAGTTCCAGCAGGAACTCAATATTGCGCGCAACATCCTGTCGAACCGGCTGTCGCGGCTCGTCGACCATGGCATCATGGCGCGCGAGGTGATGGCCGAGGACCGGCGCAAGGTGCGCTACGAACTCACCGAAAAGGGTGTCGAGCTGCTCCCGGCGATGATCGCGCTGCGCCAGTGGGGCGAAAAATGGGGCGCGGGCGTGCCGTCGACCCCGGTGCTCGTCGATACGCGCGACGAACAGCCGATCGGGCCGGTGACGATCACCGCGCACGACGGCCGACCGCTCGGGTACAAGGAACTGGTGTGGATGCACCGCTCCGAACTTCAGCCGCTCGGGCAGGCGCGCGCGCGGATGGCCCCGGTCGCGGCGGAATGA
- a CDS encoding glycosyltransferase: protein MGTHILDSTSSVAEQSPAAKRLWIFSYWFPPVNEVGSSRAVAMARYFTARGWQVTVIAGASEAVPQTFVTDLSGFDVHYVPDSWLTRSSSFKPGRGSIAHRLSTALRLLSWPDHIRPVAQAMKRRARDLLSNLPAPDVVLSTALPFSVHAAARDTARQCGALFVADNRDIWARNPYKLTAPFYQSLDSSYERQMLALADLVVAVSEGMSDYYRATYPALADKVLTVMNGVDAGIEDCDRYRRDPARLRLVYTGILYGERRDVTPLLRAAQRLGSPVGIDFYGSEPEIVAQLAADFPGIDIVDRGRVPRAQALNAQCHADALILVVGTAPWEDTLLPGKLFEYIGSGRPIIALANPGSDSGKVIAGYELGIATTQEDAIADFLARLAADGMASKTAVPAALERAHQLRILEERLEAMRFS from the coding sequence ATGGGGACCCATATTCTTGATTCGACGTCATCGGTTGCGGAGCAATCTCCCGCCGCGAAGCGTCTCTGGATCTTCAGCTACTGGTTTCCCCCGGTCAATGAAGTCGGCTCGTCGCGCGCCGTCGCGATGGCGCGTTATTTCACCGCGCGCGGCTGGCAGGTCACGGTCATCGCCGGCGCCTCGGAGGCGGTTCCGCAGACCTTCGTTACTGACCTTTCGGGTTTCGACGTCCATTATGTGCCCGATAGCTGGCTGACCCGCTCGTCGAGTTTCAAGCCGGGCCGGGGCAGTATCGCGCATCGGCTCAGTACGGCGCTGCGCCTGCTCTCGTGGCCCGACCATATCCGTCCGGTCGCGCAGGCGATGAAGCGGCGGGCTCGCGACCTTCTCAGTAATCTCCCGGCGCCTGATGTCGTGTTGTCGACCGCGCTGCCCTTTTCGGTCCATGCCGCCGCCCGCGATACCGCGCGGCAATGCGGTGCGCTGTTCGTCGCCGACAATCGCGACATCTGGGCTCGCAATCCCTACAAGTTGACGGCGCCCTTCTATCAGTCGCTCGACAGCAGCTATGAACGCCAGATGCTTGCCTTGGCGGATCTGGTCGTCGCGGTGAGCGAGGGGATGAGCGATTATTACCGGGCGACCTATCCCGCGCTGGCGGACAAGGTTCTCACGGTGATGAACGGGGTCGATGCGGGCATCGAGGATTGCGATCGCTACCGCCGCGACCCCGCCCGTCTGCGTCTCGTCTACACCGGCATATTATATGGCGAACGGCGCGACGTGACGCCGTTGCTGCGCGCCGCGCAAAGGCTGGGATCGCCGGTCGGCATCGACTTCTATGGCTCGGAGCCCGAGATCGTCGCTCAGCTCGCCGCCGACTTCCCCGGCATCGACATCGTCGATCGCGGCCGGGTACCGCGCGCTCAGGCCCTTAACGCGCAATGCCACGCCGACGCCCTGATCCTCGTCGTCGGTACTGCGCCGTGGGAAGACACGCTGCTGCCCGGCAAGCTGTTCGAATATATCGGCTCGGGCCGTCCGATCATCGCGCTGGCGAACCCGGGATCGGATTCGGGCAAGGTCATCGCCGGTTATGAACTGGGTATCGCGACGACGCAGGAAGACGCGATCGCCGATTTCCTCGCGCGCCTCGCTGCCGACGGCATGGCAAGCAAGACGGCGGTTCCCGCCGCTCTCGAACGGGCGCACCAGCTTCGCATCCTCGAAGAACGGTTGGAGGCGATGCGGTTCTCCTGA